One Halomonas sp. M4R1S46 genomic window carries:
- a CDS encoding protein adenylyltransferase SelO, translating into MFPSFSLRYARLPARLRADCLPTPVTEPRLVAFNRELADELGFDVEDFNAERAAEVFAGNAVPEGAEPLAMAYAGHQFGNFVPQLGDGRALLLGEVVDRRGRLRDLQLKGSGRTPFSRGGDGRAPLGPVLREYLVSEAMHALGIPTTRALAAVTTGERVFRRIPEPGAVLTRVAASHLRVGTFQYFAARRDSEAVQLLADEAIDRHYPDLAERPADERYLALLEAVVGRQAELVARWMGIGFIHGVMNTDNTSISGETIDYGPCAFMDAYDPRTVFSSIDERGRYAYLNQPVIAQWNLARFAETLLPLIDDDSDRAIARATSVIEAFTERFDSCWQAVLRAKLGLATREEGDGALAQDLLDAMQAARADFTLAFRRLADALDGAEGKARLAELFDDREALDAWLSRWRQRLAREDVDEAEIARRLRGTNPAVIPRNHRVAQALAAAAEDDDFAPFEALLAVITRPFEAPAGEVDYTRPPHDHEKVLRTFCGT; encoded by the coding sequence ATGTTCCCGAGCTTTTCCCTTCGCTATGCCCGGCTGCCGGCGCGGCTGCGGGCCGATTGCCTGCCGACGCCCGTGACCGAGCCTCGCCTGGTGGCCTTCAACCGTGAACTGGCCGACGAGCTGGGCTTCGATGTCGAGGACTTCAACGCCGAGCGCGCCGCCGAGGTGTTCGCCGGCAATGCCGTCCCCGAGGGGGCCGAGCCGCTGGCCATGGCCTACGCCGGCCACCAGTTCGGCAACTTCGTGCCCCAGCTCGGCGACGGCCGGGCGCTGCTGCTGGGCGAGGTGGTCGATCGGCGGGGACGCCTGCGTGACCTGCAGCTCAAGGGCTCGGGCCGCACCCCCTTCTCCCGGGGCGGCGACGGTCGCGCCCCCCTGGGACCGGTGCTGCGCGAGTATCTGGTCAGCGAGGCCATGCACGCCCTGGGCATTCCCACCACCCGAGCGCTGGCCGCGGTGACCACCGGCGAGCGGGTCTTCCGGCGCATCCCCGAGCCCGGCGCGGTGCTGACCCGGGTCGCCGCCAGCCACCTGCGGGTGGGCACCTTCCAGTACTTCGCGGCGCGGCGCGACAGCGAGGCCGTGCAGCTGCTCGCCGACGAGGCGATCGACCGCCACTATCCCGACCTGGCCGAGAGGCCGGCGGACGAGCGCTACCTGGCCCTGCTCGAGGCCGTGGTGGGGCGCCAGGCCGAGCTGGTGGCCCGCTGGATGGGCATCGGCTTCATCCACGGCGTGATGAACACCGACAACACCTCGATTTCCGGCGAGACCATCGACTACGGCCCGTGCGCCTTCATGGACGCCTATGACCCGCGCACCGTGTTCAGCTCCATCGACGAGCGCGGGCGCTATGCCTACCTCAACCAGCCGGTCATCGCCCAGTGGAACCTGGCGCGCTTCGCCGAGACCCTGTTGCCGCTGATCGATGACGACAGCGATCGCGCCATCGCGCGGGCGACGTCGGTCATCGAGGCCTTCACCGAGCGCTTTGATTCCTGCTGGCAGGCGGTGCTGCGCGCCAAGCTGGGGCTGGCCACTCGGGAGGAGGGCGACGGCGCCCTGGCCCAGGACCTTCTCGATGCCATGCAGGCGGCCCGGGCCGACTTCACCCTGGCCTTTCGCCGGCTGGCCGATGCCCTGGACGGCGCAGAGGGCAAGGCCCGCCTGGCCGAGCTGTTCGACGACCGCGAAGCACTGGATGCCTGGCTGTCGCGCTGGCGGCAGCGCCTCGCCCGGGAGGACGTCGACGAGGCGGAGATCGCCCGTCGCCTGCGTGGCACCAACCCCGCGGTGATCCCCCGTAACCACCGGGTGGCGCAGGCCCTGGCGGCGGCCGCCGAGGACGACGACTTCGCGCCCTTCGAGGCGCTGCTGGCGGTGATCACCCGGCCCTTCGAGGCGCCCGCCGGCGAGGTCGACTACACCCGGCCGCCCCATGAC
- a CDS encoding succinylglutamate desuccinylase/aspartoacylase family protein yields MAALRLPVLRDPPIDHDDVGTWVESLGEATWIVLSGADDRRCRVITTLLHGNEPSGVLALHRWLAERPRPRTRLAVLVANVEAALTPPHFTHRSVPGGRDLNRCFRPPHEGAGGALARAIVEDLQAWAPECVIDLHNTSGNGPSFAVATLRDPWLERLAGQFCERLIVTDFRLGSLMELPLVVSGLAGCPMLTLECGGALQPEARTVAGSVYRRLAEWPELGELVPNPDLDILVHPLRVELRPGVSIAYGREPEPGVDVTLWARIDEHNRGLTLPDTFLGWLGEGGLAGLQARDAQGRDRLPELLCERQGRLYPRGPMRLFMATTNVEIARSDCLFYIVPL; encoded by the coding sequence ATGGCCGCGCTGCGCTTGCCCGTCCTCCGTGACCCGCCCATCGACCACGACGACGTGGGGACCTGGGTGGAGTCCCTGGGCGAGGCCACCTGGATCGTCCTGTCGGGGGCCGACGACCGGCGCTGCCGGGTGATCACCACCCTGCTGCACGGCAACGAGCCCTCCGGGGTCCTGGCGCTGCACCGCTGGCTGGCGGAGCGCCCCCGGCCGCGAACGCGGCTGGCGGTGCTGGTGGCCAATGTCGAGGCGGCCCTGACACCGCCGCACTTCACCCACCGCAGCGTGCCCGGCGGGCGCGACCTCAACCGCTGCTTCCGGCCTCCCCACGAGGGCGCCGGCGGGGCGCTGGCCCGGGCCATCGTCGAGGATCTCCAGGCCTGGGCCCCGGAGTGTGTCATCGATCTGCACAACACCTCGGGCAATGGTCCCTCCTTCGCCGTCGCCACGCTGCGCGATCCCTGGCTCGAGCGGCTGGCGGGCCAGTTCTGCGAGCGGCTGATCGTCACCGACTTCCGGCTGGGCAGCCTGATGGAGCTGCCCCTGGTCGTATCGGGGCTCGCCGGCTGCCCGATGCTCACCCTGGAGTGCGGGGGCGCCCTGCAGCCGGAGGCGCGGACGGTGGCCGGCAGCGTCTATCGCCGCCTGGCCGAGTGGCCGGAGCTGGGCGAGCTGGTGCCCAACCCCGACCTCGACATCCTGGTGCACCCCCTGCGGGTAGAGCTCAGGCCCGGGGTGAGCATCGCCTATGGCCGCGAGCCCGAGCCCGGGGTGGACGTGACGCTGTGGGCCCGCATCGACGAGCACAACCGCGGCCTGACGCTGCCGGACACCTTCCTGGGCTGGCTGGGGGAAGGGGGGCTGGCCGGGCTGCAGGCCCGCGACGCCCAGGGCCGGGACCGTCTCCCGGAGCTGCTCTGCGAGCGCCAGGGGCGACTCTATCCCCGTGGCCCGATGCGCCTGTTCATGGCCACCACCAACGTCGAGATCGCCCGCAGCGACTGCCTGTTCTATATCGTGCCGCTGTAA
- a CDS encoding response regulator: MNGETGAGDRRGLNDPAAFLRLIQAITRAANEAMRVDDALRHALQEVCRHTGWAIGHAWLLADPATGELVSTRLWYPDDDQAFAVFRRLTEAARWGDSGGLVERVQSRGAPVWIRDVTQDPDFQRAQQARDIEVRAGAAFPVLVGDEVVAVLEFFAECTMAPDDALMEVMAQTGTQLGRVIERERADRALRESERRLATLMDNLPGMAYRGLNDRDWTMEFVSEGSRELTGHAPEALIQGQPTYAELIHPEDREGLWEAVQAALDERRPFQVEYRIQARDGTVKWVWEQGCGVFDEAGELQALEGFMTDISEERLSRQVLAAQVEETEVERSRAEATHHQLSEALEAISEGFTLYDAEDRLVVFNNRFRDDYSGVAQVVEQGVRFETLIRTAVETGAIDLGGMDPEAWIARRLKRRRNPGAPFTFRRTDGKQLQVSERRTRDGGVVAIYTDITELEEQRESLEEQVAMTEAAQARAEAAHAQLTEALESIAEGFALFDAEDRLVLFNSRFKEHFVTPGDVVQPGLRFEELLQAVVDSGYTPRDFPSGEAFIRARLAQHRHPAGPFQFTRSDGVCVQISEHRTAEGDHVGVYSDITELEHHRQRLEEMVAERTAALQATTEQLRASQVELRRARDEAEQASLAKSEFLANMSHEIRTPMNGVIGIAELLERTALTEQQADYVAIIQKSADTLLGLINNILDFSKIEAGRLELETTDFILRDTLGDTLQTLSLQADEKGLELAVHIPPEVPDRVRGDPVRLRQVVVNLVGNAIKFTEAGEIVVDLAIESLDDSRLRLGFEILDTGVGIPEAKRRQIFEAFSQADTSTTRQSGGTGLGLSIAAQLVSMMGGRIEVDSGPEGRGSRFVFAIDLGLSDQRLTRPSHPSELHGRPVLVVDDNATNRRILEEILLSWGMRPTVVASGAEALAAIDEREARGETFSLALLDVMMPRMNGLELAGRLREHPAHADMPILMLSSGGRSGDVEQRRRLRISRLLLKPVKQSELLDAVGEVLEIGSVRRRPAVGDETRPATAGGRRVLLVEDGITNQRVATDLLHQRGHRVELAENGREALDAVRRHAFDVVLMDIHMPVMDGLAASRAIRELERDRGGRVPIVAMTASATKEDRQRCLAAGMDDFVTKPFRAAELYAAVEEVASPGAAPASTPPTPPRPATPEPDSPVCLDWQTALDNLDGNRALLAEMVEIFLEECPQLLQAMETALGEGDARTLRRHAHTLKGSARVVGGQAAGEAALSLETLARDGELERAGPALEALRQAVAELTPLLEAARRG; the protein is encoded by the coding sequence ATGAACGGGGAGACCGGGGCAGGCGACCGCCGTGGGCTCAACGATCCGGCGGCCTTCCTGCGCCTGATCCAGGCCATCACCCGGGCGGCCAACGAGGCCATGCGGGTCGACGACGCGCTGCGTCATGCCCTCCAGGAGGTCTGCCGGCACACCGGCTGGGCAATCGGCCATGCCTGGTTGCTGGCCGACCCCGCCACCGGGGAGCTGGTCTCGACCCGGCTCTGGTATCCCGACGACGATCAGGCCTTCGCGGTCTTCCGGCGCCTCACCGAGGCGGCCCGCTGGGGGGACAGCGGGGGGCTGGTCGAGCGCGTCCAGAGTCGCGGCGCGCCGGTCTGGATTCGCGATGTCACCCAGGATCCCGACTTCCAGCGCGCACAACAGGCCCGCGACATCGAGGTGCGGGCCGGGGCCGCCTTCCCGGTGCTGGTGGGCGACGAGGTGGTCGCGGTGCTGGAGTTCTTTGCCGAGTGCACCATGGCGCCGGATGACGCCCTGATGGAGGTGATGGCCCAGACCGGCACCCAGCTGGGCCGGGTGATCGAGCGCGAGCGGGCCGACCGGGCCCTGCGCGAGAGCGAGCGCCGCCTGGCGACCCTGATGGACAACCTGCCCGGCATGGCCTATCGCGGCCTGAACGATCGCGACTGGACCATGGAATTCGTCAGCGAGGGCAGCCGTGAGCTGACCGGCCATGCGCCCGAGGCGTTGATCCAGGGGCAACCGACCTATGCCGAGCTGATCCATCCCGAGGATCGCGAGGGCCTGTGGGAGGCGGTCCAGGCCGCGCTGGACGAGCGCCGTCCCTTCCAGGTCGAGTACCGCATCCAGGCGCGGGACGGCACCGTGAAGTGGGTCTGGGAACAGGGCTGCGGTGTCTTCGACGAGGCCGGCGAGCTCCAGGCGCTGGAAGGCTTCATGACCGATATCTCCGAGGAGCGCCTGAGCCGTCAGGTGCTGGCCGCCCAGGTGGAGGAAACCGAGGTCGAGCGGAGCCGGGCGGAGGCCACCCACCACCAGCTCAGCGAGGCCCTCGAGGCGATTTCCGAGGGGTTCACCCTCTACGATGCCGAGGATCGGCTGGTCGTGTTCAACAATCGCTTCCGCGATGACTACTCGGGCGTGGCGCAGGTCGTGGAACAGGGCGTGCGCTTCGAGACCCTGATCCGTACCGCCGTCGAGACCGGTGCGATCGATCTCGGCGGCATGGATCCGGAAGCGTGGATCGCGCGGCGCCTGAAGCGGCGGCGTAACCCGGGAGCGCCCTTCACCTTCCGCCGCACCGATGGCAAGCAACTGCAGGTGAGCGAACGCCGCACCCGCGACGGCGGGGTCGTGGCCATCTACACCGACATCACCGAGCTGGAGGAACAGCGCGAGAGCCTCGAGGAGCAGGTGGCGATGACCGAGGCCGCCCAGGCCCGCGCCGAGGCGGCGCATGCCCAGCTGACCGAGGCCCTGGAGTCGATCGCCGAGGGCTTCGCGCTGTTCGACGCCGAGGATCGGCTGGTGCTGTTCAATTCCCGCTTCAAGGAGCATTTCGTCACCCCGGGGGACGTGGTCCAGCCGGGCCTGCGCTTCGAGGAGCTGCTGCAGGCCGTGGTCGACAGCGGCTACACCCCGCGGGACTTCCCCTCCGGGGAGGCCTTCATCCGCGCGCGCCTGGCGCAGCACCGCCATCCCGCCGGGCCCTTCCAGTTCACCCGCAGCGACGGCGTGTGCGTGCAGATCAGCGAGCACCGGACCGCCGAGGGCGATCATGTGGGGGTCTACTCGGATATCACCGAGCTGGAGCACCACCGCCAGCGCCTGGAGGAGATGGTCGCCGAGCGCACCGCGGCCCTGCAGGCGACCACCGAGCAGCTGCGTGCCTCCCAGGTCGAGCTGCGCCGGGCCCGGGACGAGGCAGAGCAGGCCAGCCTGGCCAAGAGCGAGTTCCTGGCCAACATGAGCCACGAGATCCGCACGCCGATGAACGGGGTGATCGGCATCGCCGAGCTGCTGGAGCGCACCGCGCTCACCGAGCAGCAGGCCGACTACGTGGCGATCATCCAGAAGTCCGCCGACACCCTGCTGGGGCTGATCAACAACATCCTCGACTTCTCGAAGATCGAGGCGGGCCGTCTCGAGCTGGAAACGACCGACTTCATTTTGCGCGATACCCTCGGCGACACCCTGCAGACCCTGTCCCTGCAGGCCGACGAGAAGGGCCTGGAGCTGGCGGTGCACATCCCGCCGGAGGTGCCCGACCGGGTACGCGGCGACCCGGTGCGCCTGAGGCAGGTGGTGGTCAACCTGGTCGGCAACGCCATCAAGTTCACCGAGGCCGGCGAGATCGTGGTCGACCTGGCCATCGAGTCTCTCGACGACAGCCGGCTGCGTCTGGGTTTCGAGATCCTCGATACCGGGGTCGGCATCCCCGAGGCCAAGCGCCGGCAGATCTTCGAGGCCTTCAGCCAGGCCGATACCTCCACCACCCGGCAGAGCGGCGGCACCGGGCTGGGCCTGTCCATCGCCGCCCAGCTGGTCAGCATGATGGGGGGACGCATCGAGGTCGACAGCGGCCCCGAGGGGCGAGGCAGCCGCTTCGTGTTCGCCATCGATCTCGGCCTGTCCGACCAGCGCCTGACGCGGCCCTCGCATCCCAGCGAGCTGCACGGCCGGCCGGTGCTGGTGGTCGACGACAATGCCACCAACCGCCGCATCCTCGAGGAGATCCTGCTCAGCTGGGGCATGCGTCCCACCGTGGTGGCGAGCGGCGCCGAGGCCCTCGCCGCCATCGACGAGCGGGAGGCCCGTGGCGAGACCTTCTCGCTGGCGCTGCTCGACGTGATGATGCCGAGGATGAACGGCCTGGAACTGGCCGGGCGCCTTCGCGAGCACCCGGCCCACGCCGACATGCCGATCCTGATGCTCTCCTCGGGCGGTCGCTCCGGCGACGTCGAGCAGCGTCGACGGCTGCGCATCTCCCGCCTGCTGCTCAAGCCGGTCAAGCAGTCGGAGTTGCTCGATGCGGTCGGCGAGGTGCTGGAGATCGGCAGTGTCCGCCGCCGGCCCGCCGTCGGGGACGAGACGCGGCCGGCGACGGCGGGCGGACGCCGCGTGCTGCTGGTGGAGGACGGGATCACCAACCAGCGGGTGGCGACGGATCTGCTGCACCAGCGTGGCCACCGGGTCGAGCTGGCCGAGAACGGTCGCGAGGCGCTGGATGCCGTGCGGCGTCATGCCTTCGACGTGGTGCTGATGGATATCCACATGCCGGTGATGGATGGCCTGGCGGCCTCCCGGGCGATCCGCGAGCTCGAGCGGGACCGCGGCGGGCGTGTGCCGATCGTGGCGATGACGGCGAGCGCCACCAAGGAGGATCGCCAGCGCTGCCTGGCGGCGGGCATGGATGACTTCGTGACCAAGCCCTTCCGCGCCGCCGAGCTCTATGCCGCCGTGGAGGAGGTCGCGAGCCCGGGGGCGGCGCCCGCCAGCACCCCGCCGACGCCGCCGAGGCCTGCGACCCCTGAACCGGACTCGCCGGTTTGCCTGGACTGGCAGACGGCCCTGGACAATCTCGACGGCAACCGGGCACTGCTGGCCGAGATGGTCGAGATCTTCCTCGAGGAATGCCCCCAGCTGCTGCAGGCGATGGAGACCGCCCTGGGCGAGGGCGATGCCCGGACGCTACGCCGTCATGCCCATACCCTCAAGGGATCGGCCCGGGTGGTGGGCGGCCAGGCTGCGGGGGAGGCCGCCCTGTCTCTCGAGACCCTGGCCCGGGACGGCGAGCTGGAGCGCGCCGGGCCGGCCCTCGAGGCGCTGCGGCAGGCCGTGGCGGAACTGACCCCGCTGCTCGAGGCGGCACGGCGCGGCTAG
- a CDS encoding Glu/Leu/Phe/Val dehydrogenase dimerization domain-containing protein, with protein sequence MQDSPIHLLLVEDNPLHSKLIQRLLAADTQLDCDVEAVDNLADGLTRLVKGGLDLVLLDLVLPDSEELETLFRVRLVAPQVPVVVLTSLDDVKLAARAVESGAYDYLVKTHLKGVALGRAIRYTLSRARARGGEWDSPMFRLAQQQFLKAAQYMGLDDNIRQRLLFPQRTQMVSFPFFRDDRAQVETVFGYRVQHVLTMGPTKGGIRYHEDVDLGEVAALAMWMTWKCALMKLPFGGAKGGVRVDPTTLSDRELQRLTRRYTTEIIDIIGPEKDIPAPDMGTDERVMAWLMDTYSQQVGHTVPTVVTGKPVVLGGSLGRKEATGRGLVYLIEASAAHLGIELAGATAVIQGFGNVGSHTAIFLAALGVRIVGVSDASTGLYCRDGLSVEALLAYVAEHRVLAGYPDAEAISNAELLELPCDVLVLAALQSQVTVENAARLNCRLLAEGANGPTTLEADDILADHDVFVLPDILGNAGGVTVSYFEWVQGMQNLMWSHEEINRRQQAILLDAFERTLGRAEENHLDMRTAALIEGVTRVTEAKLLRGVFP encoded by the coding sequence ATGCAGGATTCCCCCATTCACCTCTTGCTGGTCGAGGACAATCCGCTTCACAGCAAGCTGATCCAGCGGCTGCTCGCCGCCGATACCCAGCTCGACTGCGATGTCGAGGCCGTGGACAACCTGGCCGACGGGCTCACGCGGCTGGTCAAGGGCGGGCTGGACCTGGTGCTGCTCGACCTGGTGCTGCCCGACAGCGAGGAGCTGGAGACGCTGTTCCGCGTGCGCCTGGTGGCGCCCCAGGTGCCGGTGGTGGTGCTGACCAGCCTCGACGACGTCAAGCTGGCCGCCCGGGCGGTGGAGTCCGGCGCCTACGACTACCTGGTCAAGACGCACCTCAAGGGCGTGGCCCTGGGGCGGGCGATCCGCTACACCCTGTCCCGCGCCCGGGCTCGCGGGGGCGAGTGGGACTCGCCGATGTTCCGCCTGGCCCAGCAGCAGTTCCTCAAGGCCGCCCAGTACATGGGCCTGGACGACAACATCCGCCAGCGGCTGCTGTTCCCCCAGCGCACCCAGATGGTCAGCTTCCCCTTCTTCCGCGACGACCGCGCCCAGGTGGAGACCGTCTTCGGCTATCGGGTGCAGCATGTGCTCACCATGGGCCCGACCAAGGGCGGCATCCGCTACCACGAGGACGTGGACCTGGGCGAGGTCGCCGCCCTGGCGATGTGGATGACCTGGAAGTGCGCGCTGATGAAGCTGCCCTTCGGCGGCGCCAAGGGCGGGGTCCGGGTCGACCCCACCACCCTCAGCGACCGCGAGCTGCAGCGCCTGACGCGCCGCTACACCACCGAGATCATCGACATCATCGGCCCCGAGAAGGATATCCCGGCCCCGGACATGGGCACCGACGAGCGGGTCATGGCCTGGCTGATGGATACCTACAGCCAGCAGGTCGGCCATACGGTGCCCACCGTGGTCACCGGCAAGCCGGTGGTGCTGGGCGGCTCCCTGGGGCGCAAGGAGGCCACCGGGCGCGGCCTGGTGTACCTGATCGAGGCCTCGGCGGCGCACCTGGGCATCGAGCTTGCCGGCGCCACGGCGGTGATCCAGGGCTTCGGCAACGTCGGCAGCCACACCGCCATCTTCCTCGCCGCTCTCGGGGTGCGCATCGTCGGCGTCAGCGATGCCTCCACCGGCCTCTATTGCCGCGATGGCCTCTCGGTGGAGGCGCTGCTTGCCTACGTGGCCGAGCATCGGGTGTTGGCGGGCTACCCCGATGCGGAGGCGATCAGCAACGCCGAACTGCTCGAGCTGCCCTGCGATGTGCTGGTGCTGGCGGCCCTGCAGAGCCAGGTGACGGTCGAGAACGCCGCCCGCCTGAATTGCCGGCTGCTGGCCGAAGGCGCCAACGGGCCCACCACCCTCGAGGCGGACGACATCCTCGCCGACCACGACGTCTTCGTGCTGCCGGACATCCTCGGCAATGCCGGGGGGGTGACGGTGTCCTACTTCGAGTGGGTGCAGGGCATGCAGAACCTGATGTGGAGCCACGAGGAGATCAACCGCCGACAGCAGGCGATCCTGCTGGACGCCTTCGAGCGCACCCTGGGACGGGCCGAGGAGAACCACCTCGACATGCGTACGGCGGCCCTGATCGAAGGCGTCACGCGGGTCACGGAGGCCAAGCTGCTGCGCGGCGTCTTCCCGTGA
- a CDS encoding GntR family transcriptional regulator, whose amino-acid sequence MSGAKRSNAQRLKDSLEDDIINGRRLPGERLDPEALGREYQVSRTPVREAIQQLVASGLVTVTPKKGTFVAKIGIDQLIEMFEVMAELEGMCGRLAARRITGGELAELREALERCEAAARGGDPDEYYYENEGFHHAIYTASHNGFLAEEARQLKQRLKPYRRMQLQVRHRMGTSLDEHRRILAAIEAGEAEQAEHILREHVLIQGERFSDFVSSVRALERQGAALVP is encoded by the coding sequence GTGAGCGGCGCGAAACGATCGAACGCCCAGCGACTCAAGGACTCGCTGGAGGACGACATCATCAACGGGCGACGCCTGCCCGGCGAGCGGCTCGATCCCGAGGCCCTGGGCCGGGAATACCAGGTCTCGCGCACCCCGGTGCGCGAGGCGATCCAGCAGCTGGTGGCCAGCGGCCTGGTCACGGTGACGCCCAAGAAGGGCACCTTCGTGGCGAAGATCGGCATCGACCAGCTGATCGAGATGTTCGAGGTCATGGCGGAGCTGGAGGGCATGTGCGGCCGCCTGGCGGCCCGGCGGATCACCGGGGGCGAACTCGCCGAGCTGCGCGAGGCCCTGGAGCGCTGCGAGGCCGCCGCCCGGGGCGGCGATCCGGACGAGTACTACTACGAGAACGAGGGCTTCCACCACGCCATCTACACGGCGAGCCACAACGGCTTCCTGGCCGAGGAGGCCCGCCAGCTGAAGCAGCGGCTCAAGCCCTACCGTCGCATGCAGCTGCAGGTGCGCCACCGCATGGGCACCTCGCTGGACGAGCATCGGCGCATCCTTGCCGCCATCGAGGCAGGGGAAGCGGAGCAGGCCGAGCATATCCTGAGGGAGCACGTGCTGATCCAGGGCGAGCGCTTCAGCGACTTCGTGTCCAGCGTCAGGGCCCTCGAGCGGCAGGGGGCGGCCCTGGTGCCGTGA
- the dctP gene encoding TRAP transporter substrate-binding protein DctP — MKTPIASSVATLSLALAFSSAASAETVLRASHQFPGGQGDVRDEMVQLIADEVAAADVDLKIQVHPGQSLFKAKEQWPALVRGRLDMTSLPLDYASGRHPEFSATLMPGLVRSHERAQRLNDSEFMDMIKQVINDAGARVLSDAWLAGGFASNMRCITAPDTVEGQTMRAAGPAFDEMLATAGASIASMPSSEIYTAMQTGVLDGANTSSGSFVSYRIYEQVDCLTAPGENALWFMYEPILISEQSWNQLNEEQQQALTEAGQKAEEYFADEAAALDQQLVDVYEEHGVEVVTMSEENYDAWLEIAKQSSYKTFAENVPNGQALIDAALAVE; from the coding sequence ATGAAAACCCCGATCGCATCCAGCGTTGCCACCCTCTCGCTGGCCCTCGCCTTCAGCAGTGCCGCCTCGGCGGAAACCGTGCTGCGTGCCTCCCACCAGTTCCCCGGCGGCCAGGGAGACGTGCGTGACGAGATGGTGCAGCTGATCGCCGACGAGGTCGCCGCCGCGGACGTCGACCTGAAGATCCAGGTCCATCCCGGCCAGTCGCTGTTCAAGGCCAAGGAGCAGTGGCCGGCGCTGGTGCGCGGCCGCCTCGACATGACCTCGCTGCCCCTCGACTACGCCAGCGGCCGTCACCCGGAGTTCTCGGCCACCCTGATGCCCGGCCTGGTGCGCAGCCACGAACGTGCCCAGCGCCTCAACGACTCCGAGTTCATGGACATGATCAAGCAGGTGATCAACGACGCCGGGGCCCGGGTGCTCTCCGACGCCTGGCTGGCGGGGGGCTTCGCCTCGAACATGCGCTGCATCACCGCCCCGGACACGGTCGAGGGGCAGACCATGCGCGCCGCCGGCCCGGCCTTCGACGAGATGCTGGCCACCGCCGGCGCGTCGATCGCCTCGATGCCGTCCTCCGAGATCTACACCGCCATGCAGACCGGCGTGCTCGACGGCGCCAACACCTCCTCCGGCTCGTTCGTCTCCTACCGCATCTACGAGCAGGTCGACTGCCTGACCGCCCCGGGCGAGAACGCCCTGTGGTTCATGTACGAGCCGATCCTGATTTCCGAGCAGAGCTGGAACCAGCTCAACGAGGAACAGCAGCAGGCCCTCACCGAGGCGGGCCAGAAGGCCGAGGAGTACTTCGCCGACGAGGCCGCCGCCCTCGACCAGCAGCTGGTGGATGTCTACGAGGAGCACGGCGTCGAGGTCGTGACCATGAGCGAGGAGAACTACGACGCCTGGCTGGAGATCGCCAAGCAGAGCTCCTACAAGACCTTCGCCGAGAACGTCCCCAACGGACAGGCACTGATCGACGCGGCCCTGGCCGTCGAGTGA
- a CDS encoding TRAP transporter small permease subunit, producing the protein MDHSPSHAVAPSRGVIGTYIRVLDRLSAAVAVLASVLLLAGVLAVCHMIFMRYVLEESTIWQTEFAIFSITGAMLFGAPYVLMTGGHVAVTVLPDALGGWPRRAMQLVASLVGLSFCAALTYGGWHYLLEAYHGGWTTGTVWNPPLWPALLPLPLGISLLTLQYLAEILRGES; encoded by the coding sequence ATGGATCACAGTCCAAGTCACGCGGTTGCGCCCAGCCGGGGCGTGATCGGCACCTACATCCGTGTGCTCGACCGCCTGTCGGCCGCGGTCGCCGTCCTCGCCAGCGTCCTGCTGCTGGCGGGCGTGCTGGCGGTCTGCCACATGATCTTCATGCGCTACGTGCTGGAGGAAAGCACCATCTGGCAGACCGAGTTCGCCATCTTCTCCATCACCGGCGCCATGCTGTTCGGCGCCCCCTATGTGCTGATGACCGGCGGCCATGTCGCGGTCACGGTCCTTCCCGATGCCCTCGGCGGCTGGCCCCGCAGGGCCATGCAGCTGGTCGCGTCGCTGGTCGGGTTGAGCTTCTGTGCCGCCCTGACCTACGGCGGCTGGCACTACCTCCTCGAGGCCTACCACGGTGGCTGGACCACCGGCACGGTGTGGAACCCCCCGCTGTGGCCGGCCCTGCTGCCCCTGCCCCTCGGCATCAGCCTGCTCACGCTGCAGTACCTGGCGGAAATCCTACGCGGAGAGTCCTGA